In Clostridiales bacterium, the genomic window CGCGATTTAAACTAATTTACTTTGAAAGTGTTCTCTCCGGCCAAATATTGATTCGTGCTCAAATGTCATTATGCTAAATACGGTTTGCCCCTTTCGTTGCTGAAATATGAAAAGTTATTAGGCCGGTCAATCATTTCCCGTGCAAAAATCAGCATTGCCACAAATGATGGAATATCAGTTTCGATACATTCGATGTAACCTATATCAAAACCGGCATCGGCGCGCCTGTTTTAATGGATAAGATATTGGCTTTAGGAGTCACACCATGCAGGAAGATTATATTTATCGGTTCTGCAGGCTCGCTGGATGCGTCAATAGGTATAGGCGACATCGTTATACCGGAATACTCAATCTGCGGCGACGGAGCCAGCCGTTACATAGCTTCCGATACTCTTTCCAACAACGATGTTTTCGGAGATAAAGCATATCCGGATATCGATTTATATGAAAAAACTAAAATGATTACTGAACGCATTTGTAAAGGAAACGGTTTTAAGTGGCATATCGGAAAGGCATTCAGTATAGATACGATATTTGCCCAATACGCGCATATAGGCGAAATTCT contains:
- a CDS encoding phosphorylase — its product is MKTGIGAPVLMDKILALGVTPCRKIIFIGSAGSLDASIGIGDIVIPEYSICGDGASRYIASDTLSNNDVFGDKAYPDIDLYEKTKMITERICKGNGFKWHIGKAFSIDTIFAQYAHIGEILDMGCNVIEMETAAAFRAAKLANIPIAAIFSISDNTVTNKSLLSGRTPEEMEYRKYVHRMIFPKIIIDIFRNE